One window of Nymphaea colorata isolate Beijing-Zhang1983 chromosome 1, ASM883128v2, whole genome shotgun sequence genomic DNA carries:
- the LOC116247266 gene encoding uncharacterized protein LOC116247266 has product MDVRACALPLSPPSSLFFRPQPRWSTTASSCPRMSQGGSTLVVCCQTSSSHKDQPKSKTSLRTCRNCKTQFDPSLNHPSSCRFHTAHFGGETKRKFESVYAGGTMNTPGSGQVFQYWHCCGSEDPFDPGCTLAPHSSYDD; this is encoded by the exons ATGGACGTGCGAGCCTGTGCCCTCCCTCTAAGCCCACCGTCTTCACTCTTCTTCCGTCCACAGCCACGGTGGAGCACGACGGCTAGTAGTTGCCCAAGAATGTCTCAAGGTGGCTCGACATTGGTGGTTTGCTGTCAGACGTCAAGTAGCCACAAGGACCAGCCAAAGTCGAAAACGTCGCTAAGAACCTGTCGGAATTGCAAAACCCAGTTCGATCCATCGCTTAACCATCCGTCCTCATGCCGTTTTCACACCGCCCATTTCGGAG GGGAGACAAAGAGGAAGTTTGAAAGTGTTTACGCAGGTGGAACCATGAACACACCTGGATCAGGCCAAGTTTTTCAGTATTGGCATTGTTGTGGTTCTGAAGATCCATTTGATCCAGGCTGTACCTTAGCTCCTCACTCTTCATATGATGACTAA